GAGAACGCGGCGTCCGACGTACTGCGTGGGCATCCGTTGTGGTTCCCGGTCGAGGATGTGACGCCGGAGGCGATCGCGGCGGCGCTGATCGAGGCGGCGCACGCGGCCCGCACCGCGGACGAGGGCATCCGGGCGAAGGCGCGCGAGTTCGGTGCGTCGTACCGGCGGGACCTGCAGCTGGATCCGCGGATCGAGTCGCTGGCCGCGAGTGTGAAGGGGGTTGCCGCATGAGCAACGTCGTTCTGCTGTCCACGCGCAAGCTGCCGCCGACGTACTTCGACCAGGTCCGCGAGGACCTCGGCGACCAGAACATCACCATCGACGTCGTCGGCTGGGTGGCGCCGTCCGCCTGGGTGGCCGACAAGGTCAACACCTTCACGCTGATCGGCCCGGGCCGCATGCCGGCCGAGCCGATCGTGGAAGAGCCGGTCGTGGAGGAAGAAGTAGCAGAGGTTGAGAGTGCTGCTCCGGTTGTCGAGGAGCCTGCACCGAAGCCGCAGCCTGCGCCTGCTCCTGCACCGGCTGCTCCGGCGAAGCCGAAGCCGACTGGCGCCAAGCGGGTCGTGAAGGCGGTCGAGTGGCGGGCCCGGAAGGCTAGGAAGGTCGCCGGCCGGATGTTGCCCAAGGCAATCAAGACCTCGGCGCCGGTGAAGTTCCTGCGCGGCCAGCGGGCGACCAGCGATCTCGGCAAGACGTACTGGGAGCGGGTGCTCAGCCGTCGCGACGTGCTGTCGACCATCGACCAGGCCGATGTCGTGATCGCGCTCGACGCCGGCGCCATCTGGGCCGGCTGGAACCTCGGTCAGCGGAAGGCCAGCACGCCGGTCGTGCTCGGTCTACCGGCCGCCCGCCGGGAGCTCGACATGATGAAGGTCCCTACCAAGTAAATGGGTGACACGACGACGATGACGATCCGCGAGCGCCTGCCGGCGCCGTTGGCCCGGACCGCGGGAGCGGTCCGGCGGCGCCTGCGCGGCTTGCGGTACTCGTATGCGTCGCTGCCCGCCTTCCCGCCGGCAGCGTCGACACCGGTGCGGATGCTGGTCGGGCCGACCAACTCCGCCGGTCAGGGGCACGCCTGGGCACAGGCCGCCGAGACCCTGCCGGACGTCAGCGCCGTCGCGTTCTCCTTGCACCGCAAGGGACAGTTCCAGTTCGCCGACGACTACGGCGTACCGCTGGCGTGGTTCGGCCAGCCGCGCTGGCAGCGCGCCCAGGAGCAGTACGTCGTCGAGAACTACACGCACGTGATGGTCGAGTCGCTGCGTCCGCTCTTCGGGGCCCGCGGCGTCTCGGACGCGTCCGCCGACATCGAGACGATGCTCGGCAAGGGCATCAACGTGAGCCTGCTCTTCCACGGCTCCGACATCCGCCTGCCCAGCCGGCACGCGAAGCGCGAGCGCTGGTCGCCGTTCACCCCCGGTGACGAGCTGACCGACCGCCTCGAGCCGCAGGCCCGCCGGCACGCCGAACTGGTCGAGTCGCTGCAGCTCCCGGTCTTCGTCTCCACGGTCGACCTGCTGGACGACGTACCGAACGCCCAGTGGCTGCCGGTCGCGATCGATCCGGCGCCCTGGCAGCAGGCCGCGCGGCCGTTGTTCTCCGGCGAGAAGCCGGTCGTCGCGCACGTTCCGTCGAACGCGAAACTCAAGGGCACCGAGGAGATCGACGCGGTGCTGACCAGGCTGCACGACAGCGGCGTGGTCGAGTACCGGCGGATCACCGGCGTACCGCACGAGCAGATGGCGAAAGTCATCGGCGACGCGGACATCGTTGTCGATCAGCTCCGGATCGGCCTGTACGGCGTGGCAGCCGCAGAAGCGCTGGCGGCCGGGCGGATCGTGGTTTCGTACGTCGGTGAAGCGGTGCGCCACCGGGTGCGTAGTCTGGCCGGGCGAGAGGTGCCGATCGTGGAGGCGGATCCCGACACCCTGGGTGATGTCGTCACCGGCCTGATCGCGGATCGTGACGCCGCCGCCGAGCGGGCGGCCGCCGGCCCCGGTTTCGTGGTGGAGCTGCACGACGGACGCCGCTCGGCCGAAGTACTGAGAAGTTGGCTCATTTCGAAGGAGACCCTGTGACGTCCCGCATCGCGCCATCCGCCGACGTCGACGACAGCGCCCAGATCGGCGACGGTTCGTCGGTCTGGCATCTGGCCCAGATCCGCGAGAACGCGGTCCTCGGCAAGAACTGCATCGTCGGCCGCGGTGCCTACGTCGGGACCGGGGTCCGGATGGGCGACAACTGCAAGATCCAGAACTACGCGCTGGTGTACGAGCCCGCGTCCCTCGAGGACGGCGTGTTCATCGGCCCGGCGGTGGTTCTCACCAACGACTACTTCCCGCGCGCGGTGAACCCGGACGGGACGCCGAAGAGCGGGCACGACTGGGAACCGGTCGGCGTGACGATGAAGGAAGGCTGCTCGCTCGGTGCGCGCAGCGTCTGCGTGGCCCCGGTCACCATCGGCCGCTGGGCGACCGTCGCCGCGGGTGCGGTCGTCACGAAGGACGTGCCAGACTTCGCGCTGGTCGCCGGGGTCCCGGCGCGCCGGCTCAAGTGGGTCGGCAAGGCCGGGGTCCCGCTGCTCTCCGTCGGGGACGGCGAGTGGAAGTGCCCGAACACGGGCGAGATGTACATCGAAACCGACGGACGGCTGCGGCCGGCCGGTGAAGCAATGGAGGAGAACTGATGGTGCAGCCGATTCCGGCCGCGAAGCCGATCATCGGGAAGGAGGAGCGCGAGGCTGTCGACCGTGTCATGCAGTCCGGCATGCTCGCCCAGGGTCCTGAGGTGGCGGCCTTCGAGCAGGAGTTCGGCGCAGCGCTGGTCTCCGGCCGGGCGTGCGTCGCGACGAACTCGGGCACGTCGGGTCTCCACCTCGGCCTGCTGGCCGCGGGGGTCGGACCGGGTGACGAGGTCATCGTCCCGTCCTTCACCTTCGCCGCGACCGCGAACAGCGTCGCGCTGACCGGCGCCACCCCGGTGTTCGTCGACATCGAGCCGACGTACTTCTGCCTGGACCCGGTCGCGGTCGAGGCCGCGATCACCGAGAAGACCAAGGCCGTCATGCCGGTGCACCTGTTCGGTCACCCGGCCAACATCACCGCGCTGCAGGCGATCGCCGACAAGCACGGCATCCAGATCTACGAGGACGCGGCGCAGGCTCACGGCGCCACCTGGAACGGCGCGCCCGTCGGCACCTTCGGCGAGTTCGCGATGTTCAGCCTCTACCCGACCAAGAACATGACGTCCGGCGAGGGCGGCATGAACTCGGTCGCGAACGCCGACCTCGAGCGCCGGATGCGGCTGTTCCGCAACCAGGGCATGCTCAAGCAGTACGAGAACGAGGTCGTCGGCCTGAACAACCGCATGACCGACCTGCACGCCGCCATCGGCCGCGTGCAGCTGACCAAGGTCGGCGGCTGGACCAAGCAGCGGCAGGAGAACGCGGCCTTCCTGGACGCGAACCTGCAGGGTGTCGCCGTTCCGGCGGTCGCCGCCGAGGCGACCCACGTGTACCACCAGTACACGATCCGCGTGACCGAGGACCGCGACGGTTTCGCGAACGCGCTCCGGACCGAGTACGGCGTCGGCTGCGGCGTGTACTACCCGATCCCGAACCACCGGCTCCCGTCGTTCCAGCGTGAGCTGGACCTGCCGGAGACCGAGAAGGCCGCGGCCGAGGTGCTCTCGCTGCCGGTCCACCCCTCGCTGTCCGAGGACGACCTGAACCGGATCGTGGCCGCGGTGAACACCGTGGCGAAGGCGGGTGCGTGAGATGGCGAACCTGCGTGCGGGCCTGATCGGCCTGGGCATGATGGGCCGGCACCACGGCCGCGTCCTGGCGTCCCTCGAGGGCGTCGACCTGGTCGCGGTCGCCGACCCGGGCGGTGACAAGTTCAACGTGGCCGGCGGTCGTCCGGTGCACGAGACCATCGAGCAGCTGATCGCCGAGAAGCTCGACTACTGCATGGTCGCGGTGCCGACGCAGTACCACGCCGAGATCGCGAAGGCGCTGGCCGAGGCCGGCGTACACGCGATGATCGAGAAGCCGCTGGCCGGTTCCTCGGCCGAGGCGACCGAGATCGCGAAGGCGTTCGAGGCGGCCGGTCTGGTCGGCGCGGTCGGCCACATCGAGCGGTACAACCCGGCGCTGCAGGCGCTGCGGGTGCGGCTGGAGGCCGGCGAGCTGGGCGACATCTACCAGATCACCACCCGCCGCCAGGGCCCGTTCCCGGCCCGGATCGCCGACGTCGGCGTGGTGCTCGACCTGGCCACCCACGACATCGACCTGACCGCCTGGGTGACCCAGTCGCCGTTCGTCTCGGTGTCGGCGCAGAGCGCCCACAAGTCGGGACGGCAGTACGAGGACCTGATCGCGGTGACCGGCAAGCTGGCCGACGGCACCGTCACCAGCCACCTGGTCAACTGGCTGTCCCCGATGAAGGAGCGCCTCACCGTCGTCACCGGTGAGAAGGGCGCCTTCATCGCCGACACCCTGACCGCCGACCTGACCTTCCACGCGAACGGCACCGTCGTCACCGCGTGGGACGACGTCGCGCACTTCCGCGGTGTCAGCGAGGGCGACATGGTCCGGTACGCGATCAGCAAGCCGGAGCCGCTGCGCACCGAGCACGAGGCGTTCCGCGACGCGGTGCTCGGCAAGGAGGCGGACATCGTCACTCTGCAGCAGGGTCTGACCACCGTGAAGGTGGCCGAGGCCGTTCTGCAGTCGGCATCCGAGGATCGAACCGTCAAGGTCGCCGGGGAGTCCCAGTAACCATGAAGGTTCTGAGCGTTGTCGGGGCGCGCCCGCAGTTCGTGAAGCTGGCGCCGGTGGCGGAGGCGTTTGCCGCCGCGCAAGAGCAACATGGGCACCAGCACGTGATCGTGCACACCGGCCAGCACTACGACAAGAACATGTCCGACGTGTTCTTCGCCGACCTGCGGATCCCGGCCCCGGACGTCCACCTGGGCGTCGGGTCCGGCAGCCACGGTGTCCAGACCGGCGCGATGCTGGCCGCGATGGACGCCGTACTGGACGAGCACAAGCCGGACTGGGTGCTGGTGTACGGCGACACGAACTCGACGCTCGCCGGCACGCTGTCCGCGGTGAAGATGCATCTGCCGGTGGCGCACCTCGAGGCCGGGCTGCGCTCGTTCAACCGGCTGATGCCGGAGGAGCACAACCGGGTCCTCACGGACCACGCGGCGGACCTGCTGCTGGCCCCGACCCAGGTGGCGATGGACCACCTGGCGAACGAGGGTCTGAAGGACAGGTCGCGGCTGGTCGGCGATGTGATGACCGACGTGTGCTTCCGGGTCCGCGACGCGGTCAAGGACAACGAGCTCGACCTGCCGTTCAAGCGCGGTGAGTACGTCGTCTCGACCATCCACCGGGCCGAGAACACCGACGACCCGGAGCGGCTGGCCGCGATCGTCGACGGTCTCGGCGCGGCCGGTACGCCGGTCCTGCTGCTGGCCCACCCGCGGCTCGTCGCGAAGTGTGCGGAGCACGGCATCAAGCTGGAGCGTCCGGACGGTTCGCTGCACGTCCGGGAGCCGCTGGCGTACCCGGAGATGGTCGCGGCCGTGCTCGGTTCGGCCGGTGTCGTGACCGACTCCGGCGGTCTTCAGAAGGAGGCCTTCCTGCTCGGCCGGGTGTGCACCACGCTGCGCACCGAGACCGAGTGGGTCGAGACGCTGGACGACGGATGGAACGTGTTGACATCCGACGTGAGTAAGCTGCCCGAGTTGGCTGCCCGGCCGACGCCCACCGGGGACCGCCCGATGCCGTACGGCGACGGCCACGCTGCAGAGCGTGTCGTTGCCACTCTCGCGGAGTAACCACATGACGAAGGCCGCCGAAGAGAACAAGACGCCGCCGACCCAGGAAGCCCCCGGGTCGGCCGCTGCCACGACTCCACCTCCCGGCGCGCCAGTCAGTACGACCCCCGCGGACGCGGGTCCACCGCGCCCCGGCAAGAGGTTGCCACGAGTCGAGTCGCTCACCGGTTTGCGCTGGTGGGCGGCCTTCTTCGTGTTCTGCCACCACATGACCCAGCTGGCGCCACTGCCAATCTTCAAATTCCTGCAGTACGGCACGTCCGGCGTCACGTTCTTCTTCGTGCTGTCCGGGTTCGTGCTCACCTGGTCGTCCCGGCCGGGGACGAAGATCAGCACGTTCTACCGGCGCCGGTTCGCGCGGATCTTCCCGCTGTACTTCCTCACCCTGGTCGCCGCGATCTTCGTCTTCTACCGGTTCGAGCCGCCGACCGGGATGGCCTGGATCAAGCCGGTCTCGATGACTGTGCTGGTACTGTCCGGGCTCCTGCTGCAGGGTTGGTCGAACAACCCGACGATCCTGTACGGCGGTAACCCGGCCGGCTGGACGCTGTCGGTGGAGGCGTTCTTCTACGCGTACTTCCCGTTCGTCTGGCGGGCCACGCAGCGGCTGAAGACGGTCGGCGGCCTGATCCTGTGCGTCTCGGTGCTCGTGCTCGGCGGGGCGTACCGCCTGGCGCTGTTCCACTACAAGGCCGACGTACCGGTGCTGCCGCAGCCGGTGCTGCACTCGGTGGCTTTCCTGTTCGGTATCGGCCTCGCGATCTCGCTGCGGTCCGGCTGGAGGCCGCGGATCCCGGTGTGGTTCGCGTTCCTGGTCACCGGCGGCGGCCTGTACCTGCTCTATTACTCCGGTGTGCACGCGAAAACGTTCCCGGGCGCGATCACCATGGGCCTGTGCCAGAAAGAGATCCTCACCTTCCTGTACGGCTTCCTGATCCTCGCGGTCGCCGCCCGCGACATGCGCGGCGGCCGGTCGGTGCTGCGCAGCAAGCCGATGGTCGCGCTCGGCCAGTGGTCGTACGCCTTCTACCTCGTGCACGCCACGATCCTGTACGCGATCAAGGAACAGCACGGTGTCGCCGGCCCGATCGGCTGGTCGAACCTGACCTGGTACGCCGGTGTCCTTGTCCTCTCGATCTTCGCCTCGGCGCTGCTCTACAAGTTGGTCGAGCACCCGCTGGAACGGAAGCTCCGAGGCCCCCGATGAAGAATCACTACCTAGTGGAGTTGCTGTGCGTGTCAGTGTTGTTGCCTTAGGCAAGATCGGACTGCCGTTGGCGGTCCAGTTCGCGGCCAAGGGCCATCAGGTCGTCGGCGTCGACATCAACCAGAAGTTCGTTGACCTGGTGAACGCCGGCCAGGAGCCGTTCCCGGGTGAGGCCCACCTGCAGGAGCTGCTCGCCGAGACCGTGGCCGACGGCCGCCTGCGGGCGACCACGGACTACGCGGACGCGATCCCGAACAGCGACGCGGTCGTCGTGGTCGTACCGCTGTTCGTGGACGAGCAGACCGGTCAGCCCGAGTTCGGCTGGATGGAGAACGCGACCCGTTCGCTGGCCGAGCACCTCGCGCCCGGCACGCTGGTCAGCTACGAGACCACGCTCCCGGTCGGCACCACCCGGAACCGGTGGAAGCCGATGCTGGAGGAGATCTCCGGCCTGACCGAGGGCACCGACTTCCACCTGGTGTTCTCGCCGGAGCGGGTGCTCACCGGCCGCGTCTTCGCGGACCTGCGCAAGTACCCGAAGCTCGTCGGCGGCCTGTCCGAGGAGGGCGCGAAGCGCGCCATCGCCTTCTACGAGGCCGTCCTGGACTTCGACGAGCGTCCGGACCTGGACCGCGCGAACGGCGTCTGGGATCTGGGCTCCGCGGAGGCGGCCGAGCTGGCGAAGCTGGCCGAGACCACCTACCGCGACGTGAACATCGGCCTGGCGAACCAGTTCGCCCGGTTCGCCGGCCAGAACGGCATCGACGTACACGCCGTCATCGAGGCGTCGAACTCGCAGCCGTACAGCCACATCCACCGGCCGGGTATCGCGGTCGGCGGCCACTGCATCCCGGTCTACCCGCGGCTGTACCTGTACACCGACCCGGACGCCACCGTCGTCCGGGCCGCCCGCGAGGCGAACGCCGGCATGCCCGACTACACGATCGGTCTGCTCGAGGGCGCGTTCGGTGACCTCAAGGGCGCCAACGTCGTCGTGCTCGGCGCGTCGTACCGCGGTGGCGTCAAGGAGACCGCGTTCTCCGGGGTCTTCCCGGCCGTGGAGGCGTTGAAGGCGCGCGGCGCCGAGGTGTCCGTGCACGACCCGCTGTACACCGACGAGGAGCTCCAGGGTCTCGGCTTCACGCCGTACACGCTGGGCACGCCGGTGGACGCGGCGGTGCTGCAGGCGGACCACGCGGAGTACGCGCAGCTGAGCCCGGCGGACCTGCCGGGCGTGAAGGTACTCGTCGACGGTCGCGACCGCACCGACCCGGCCAAGTGGGCCGGCGTGCGTCGGATTGTGATCGGAAGGTCGGTCAGCCAGTGACACATGCCGACCTGCGGGTCGTGATGATGGTCGCCAACGACGTCACCAACGACAGCCGGGTCCGCAAGGAGGCCGCAGCATTGGCCGAGACCGGAGCAGAAGTCACTGTGCTCGGGGTCTCGGCCAGCGGTCTGCCGTCGAGGGAGATGCTCGACGGAGCGCTGATCGTCCGGGTAGCGGTGCCTTTCACGCTGCGTGAGGAACGGAAACGAAGCCGCACGGCACGCCGCAACTGGCGGCCGCCGATGGTGGGGTACCGGTACCGAGCAACCTATGTGGCGCGCAGCCAGCGGATCGCGGCCGAGATCAAGGAGCTCAAGGCGGACTCGGGGCACGCGATCGCGCGGGCCAAGGCGGGCCAGGGGAATCCGGTCAAGTTCAAGGCCGGCGTCGCCACCCGGCTGATCCGTCGCGCGCGCTGGCAGGCCGCCGAGCGCGCCGCCTGGGTCCGCAAGGGCGTCGGCAACAAGGCGGACGGACCGTTCAAGTTCAGCTGGCGAGCGTACGACGGGGTGCTGCACCGGCTGCCCTGGCCGGCGCCGTGGCGCAAGCTGCACCCGGAGGCGCTGGACCTGGAGATCGCGTTCGGCGACCTGATCGACCGCCTCGAGCCGGACGTGGTGCACGCCCACGACATGCACGTGATCGGTGTCGCGACCCGCGCGGCCGGCCGCGCCAAGCTGCGCGGCCGCAAGCTGAAGGTCGTGTACGACGCGCACGAGTACGTCGCGGGACTCTCGCAGTACGGCGCCCGGACCCGGCGTTCGATCGCGGCCTGGGCCAACCACGAGCGCGAGTACATCGGCGAAGCGGACCGGGTGATCACCGTCAGCCCGGCCATCGCGACCCGGTTGCAGCGCGAGCACAACCTGCGGCACGAGCCGACCGTGGTGATGAACACGCCGAACCCTGCTGACGTGTCGGTCGAGGTGTCCGACATTCGCAGCCAGATCGGCCTGGCCTCCGACGTACCGCTGCTGGTCTACAGCGGTGGGGTGACGCGGGCGCGCGGCATCCACACCGCCGTACAGGCGCTGGTGGATCTGCCGGACGCGCACCTGGCCGTCGTGTGTGTTCCCGGTGTGGCGACGGATGCGGTCCGCGAGCTGCAGGCGCAGGCCGTGCAGCTCGAGGTGCAGGACCGTCTGCACTGCCTGGACCCGGTGAAGCCGGACGAGGTGGTCGCGTTCCTGCGGACCGCCGACGTCGGGCTGATCCCGATCCTGCGCTACCCGAGCCACGAGATGGCGTTGCCGAACAAGCTGTTCGAGTACGCATTCGCGGGGCTGCCGGTGGTCGTCAGCGACATGCCGAGCATGAAGGAGTTCGTCGACCGCACCAAGATCGGCGAGGTCTTCACCGCGGCCGACGCGCACGACCTGGCGTCCAAGGTCCGCACGGTGCTCGGCGATCTGGACAGCTACCGCGAGCGGGTCGCGGATCCG
This Kribbella sp. NBC_00482 DNA region includes the following protein-coding sequences:
- a CDS encoding acyltransferase, which gives rise to MTSRIAPSADVDDSAQIGDGSSVWHLAQIRENAVLGKNCIVGRGAYVGTGVRMGDNCKIQNYALVYEPASLEDGVFIGPAVVLTNDYFPRAVNPDGTPKSGHDWEPVGVTMKEGCSLGARSVCVAPVTIGRWATVAAGAVVTKDVPDFALVAGVPARRLKWVGKAGVPLLSVGDGEWKCPNTGEMYIETDGRLRPAGEAMEEN
- a CDS encoding DegT/DnrJ/EryC1/StrS family aminotransferase, translating into MMVQPIPAAKPIIGKEEREAVDRVMQSGMLAQGPEVAAFEQEFGAALVSGRACVATNSGTSGLHLGLLAAGVGPGDEVIVPSFTFAATANSVALTGATPVFVDIEPTYFCLDPVAVEAAITEKTKAVMPVHLFGHPANITALQAIADKHGIQIYEDAAQAHGATWNGAPVGTFGEFAMFSLYPTKNMTSGEGGMNSVANADLERRMRLFRNQGMLKQYENEVVGLNNRMTDLHAAIGRVQLTKVGGWTKQRQENAAFLDANLQGVAVPAVAAEATHVYHQYTIRVTEDRDGFANALRTEYGVGCGVYYPIPNHRLPSFQRELDLPETEKAAAEVLSLPVHPSLSEDDLNRIVAAVNTVAKAGA
- a CDS encoding Gfo/Idh/MocA family protein; protein product: MANLRAGLIGLGMMGRHHGRVLASLEGVDLVAVADPGGDKFNVAGGRPVHETIEQLIAEKLDYCMVAVPTQYHAEIAKALAEAGVHAMIEKPLAGSSAEATEIAKAFEAAGLVGAVGHIERYNPALQALRVRLEAGELGDIYQITTRRQGPFPARIADVGVVLDLATHDIDLTAWVTQSPFVSVSAQSAHKSGRQYEDLIAVTGKLADGTVTSHLVNWLSPMKERLTVVTGEKGAFIADTLTADLTFHANGTVVTAWDDVAHFRGVSEGDMVRYAISKPEPLRTEHEAFRDAVLGKEADIVTLQQGLTTVKVAEAVLQSASEDRTVKVAGESQ
- the wecB gene encoding non-hydrolyzing UDP-N-acetylglucosamine 2-epimerase; translation: MKVLSVVGARPQFVKLAPVAEAFAAAQEQHGHQHVIVHTGQHYDKNMSDVFFADLRIPAPDVHLGVGSGSHGVQTGAMLAAMDAVLDEHKPDWVLVYGDTNSTLAGTLSAVKMHLPVAHLEAGLRSFNRLMPEEHNRVLTDHAADLLLAPTQVAMDHLANEGLKDRSRLVGDVMTDVCFRVRDAVKDNELDLPFKRGEYVVSTIHRAENTDDPERLAAIVDGLGAAGTPVLLLAHPRLVAKCAEHGIKLERPDGSLHVREPLAYPEMVAAVLGSAGVVTDSGGLQKEAFLLGRVCTTLRTETEWVETLDDGWNVLTSDVSKLPELAARPTPTGDRPMPYGDGHAAERVVATLAE
- a CDS encoding acyltransferase family protein, with the translated sequence MTKAAEENKTPPTQEAPGSAAATTPPPGAPVSTTPADAGPPRPGKRLPRVESLTGLRWWAAFFVFCHHMTQLAPLPIFKFLQYGTSGVTFFFVLSGFVLTWSSRPGTKISTFYRRRFARIFPLYFLTLVAAIFVFYRFEPPTGMAWIKPVSMTVLVLSGLLLQGWSNNPTILYGGNPAGWTLSVEAFFYAYFPFVWRATQRLKTVGGLILCVSVLVLGGAYRLALFHYKADVPVLPQPVLHSVAFLFGIGLAISLRSGWRPRIPVWFAFLVTGGGLYLLYYSGVHAKTFPGAITMGLCQKEILTFLYGFLILAVAARDMRGGRSVLRSKPMVALGQWSYAFYLVHATILYAIKEQHGVAGPIGWSNLTWYAGVLVLSIFASALLYKLVEHPLERKLRGPR
- a CDS encoding nucleotide sugar dehydrogenase, coding for MRVSVVALGKIGLPLAVQFAAKGHQVVGVDINQKFVDLVNAGQEPFPGEAHLQELLAETVADGRLRATTDYADAIPNSDAVVVVVPLFVDEQTGQPEFGWMENATRSLAEHLAPGTLVSYETTLPVGTTRNRWKPMLEEISGLTEGTDFHLVFSPERVLTGRVFADLRKYPKLVGGLSEEGAKRAIAFYEAVLDFDERPDLDRANGVWDLGSAEAAELAKLAETTYRDVNIGLANQFARFAGQNGIDVHAVIEASNSQPYSHIHRPGIAVGGHCIPVYPRLYLYTDPDATVVRAAREANAGMPDYTIGLLEGAFGDLKGANVVVLGASYRGGVKETAFSGVFPAVEALKARGAEVSVHDPLYTDEELQGLGFTPYTLGTPVDAAVLQADHAEYAQLSPADLPGVKVLVDGRDRTDPAKWAGVRRIVIGRSVSQ
- a CDS encoding glycosyltransferase family 4 protein; protein product: MTHADLRVVMMVANDVTNDSRVRKEAAALAETGAEVTVLGVSASGLPSREMLDGALIVRVAVPFTLREERKRSRTARRNWRPPMVGYRYRATYVARSQRIAAEIKELKADSGHAIARAKAGQGNPVKFKAGVATRLIRRARWQAAERAAWVRKGVGNKADGPFKFSWRAYDGVLHRLPWPAPWRKLHPEALDLEIAFGDLIDRLEPDVVHAHDMHVIGVATRAAGRAKLRGRKLKVVYDAHEYVAGLSQYGARTRRSIAAWANHEREYIGEADRVITVSPAIATRLQREHNLRHEPTVVMNTPNPADVSVEVSDIRSQIGLASDVPLLVYSGGVTRARGIHTAVQALVDLPDAHLAVVCVPGVATDAVRELQAQAVQLEVQDRLHCLDPVKPDEVVAFLRTADVGLIPILRYPSHEMALPNKLFEYAFAGLPVVVSDMPSMKEFVDRTKIGEVFTAADAHDLASKVRTVLGDLDSYRERVADPAYQQEVSWAGQATKLRELYSELTGQQMDITRPGGKMSKTGRHLLLGPVNSAGQAWLWATALEREVPDVKAESLTTGSGAFDFRVHRTGTYRQYRSDLRWQLELTAYALREVTHVLFEAGRPMFGQQRGQMWTTDVPMLDQAGIKHGLVFHGSEIRDPAQHREQYRYSPFRNPDDELTVRLQAANNLMRHHLDGYKGPVFVTTPDLLEFVDNGIWLPLAVDVEGFVSTQPVLEREVPVVLHAPSASALKGSAYVDPVLTDLDARGLIKYQRVQGVPHAELAEMVKSADIVVDQLLLGSYGVFACEAMAAGRVTVGHIADPVRDLLPTDLPIAEANPDDLSEVIERLVAERDTARKIADAGPSFVRDLHDGRKSVAELLPFLNNELVYEDESE